A window of Fundulus heteroclitus isolate FHET01 chromosome 15, MU-UCD_Fhet_4.1, whole genome shotgun sequence contains these coding sequences:
- the LOC118566214 gene encoding trace amine-associated receptor 1-like: protein MTPEEDAGTYAERQLPEREHKEASRPGFLSIITVCGNLLVIISIVYFKQFHTPSNYLIVSLAVTDLLVGIVVFPLSMSFSLSFCLHFRDLFYRYYAVCQPLAYRSKINTSVVLVMICMSWGVSVLVAIGFIVAELNQKKCQENCFSDVVLERILAPIFSFYLPVIIMLYIYLRIYLVAQRQARSIQNAVKSGESVSNMERKATKTLAIVMGVFLMCWLPFFLCFSFQLLGGVSVQVNETLNWLALFNSMLNPFIYAFFYRWFRSAFKMIISGKIFQGDFRNTKLN from the exons ATGACACCTGAAGAAGATGCCGGGACGTATGCCGAGAGGCAGCTACCTGAGAGGGAGCACAAAGAAGCCAGTCGTCCAG GCTTTCTGTCTATTATTACGGTGTGTGGAAACCTCCTTGTAATAATCTCCATCGTTTACTTTAAGCAGTTCCACACACCATCTAACTATCTGATTGTCTCACTGGCTGTGACTGACCTACTCGTTGGGATTGTAGTCTTTCCTCTGAGCATGTCTTTCTCTCTAAGCTTCTGTCTGCATTTCAGAGATCTATTCT ACCGATATTATGCAGTGTGCCAACCTCTGGCATACAGATCCAAGATAAACACCAGTGTTGTTCTGGTTATGATCTGTATGAGCTGGGGAGTTTCTGTACTTGTTGCAATAGGTTTCATTGTTGCAGAGTTAAATCAGAAAAAATGTcaagaaaactgtttttctgaCGTTGTGCTTGAAAGGATTTTAGCCcctattttctcattttatctcCCAGTAATCATAATGCTTTATATCTACCTGAGGATTTACCTTGTTGCACAAAGACAGGCTCGCAGCATCCAGAATGCAGTGAAGTCTGGAGAATCTGTCAGCAACATGGAGAGGAAGGCTACTAAAACTCTGGctattgttatgggagtttttcTAATGTGTTggcttcctttctttctttgtttttcatttcagctATTAGGTGGTGTTTCAGTGCAGGTGAATGAAACGCTTAACTGGCTTGCATTGTTCAATTCAATGCTCAATCCATTCATCTATGCTTTCTTTTACAGGTGGTTCAGGTCAGCGTTCAAAATGataatttctggaaaaataTTTCAGGGTGATTTTAGAAACACTAAGCTGAACTGA
- the LOC110367426 gene encoding trace amine-associated receptor 1-like, translating into METASGFYDAYDFHPCYEINNVSKTLRRTSSPICTLLYIFLGFLSVITVCGNLLVIISIVYFKQLHTPSNYLIVSLAVTDLLVGIVVFPLSMSFSLSFCLHFRDLFCKIRDSFDVILSSTSISNLCCISVDRYYAVCHPLTYRSKINTSVVVIMILMSWGVSVLVAIGFVVAELNQEKCQENCFSDVVLQIAIAPIISFYLPVMIMLYIYLRIFLVAQRQTRSIQNAAKSGESVSNMERKATKTLAIVMGVFLMCWLPFFLCFSSQLFGGVSVPVYETLNWLALFNSMLNPFIYAFFYRWFRSAFKMIISGKIFQGGFPNTKLL; encoded by the coding sequence ATGGAAACAGCATCAGGTTTTTATGATGCTTATGACTTTCATCCTTGTTATGAAATTAACAATGTCTCTAAAACGCTGCGACGGACTTCTTCTCCAATATGTACTTTGCTCTACATTTTCCTAGGCTTTCTGTCTGTTATTACGGTGTGTGGAAACCTCCTTGTAATAATCTCCATCGTTTATTTTAAGCAGCTCCACACACCATCTAACTATCTGATTGTCTCTCTGGCTGTGACTGACCTACTCGTTGGGATTGTAGTCTTTCCTCTGAGCAtgtctttctctctgagctTCTGTCTGCATTTCAGAGATCTATTCTGTAAAATACGAGACAGCTTTGATGTTATACTGAGCTCCACCTCCATTTCAAATCTATGCTGTATTTCTGTAGACCGATATTATGCAGTGTGCCACCCACTGACATATAGATCAAAGATAAACACCAGTGTTGTTGTGATTATGATCCTTATGAGCTGGGGAGTTTCTGTACTTGTAGCCATAGGTTTTGTTGTTGCAGAGTTAAATCAGGAAAAATGTcaagaaaactgtttttctgaCGTTGTGCTCCAAATCGCTATTGCGCCAATTATCTCTTTTTATCTCCCAGTAATGATAATGCTGTATATTTACCTGAGAATATTTCTTGTTGCTCAAAGACAGACTCGCAGCATCCAGAATGCAGCAAAGTCTGGAGAATCTGTCAGCAACATGGAGAGGAAGGCTACTAAAACTCTGGcgattgttatgggagtttttcTAATGTGTTggcttcctttctttctttgtttttcatctcaGCTGTTTGGTGGTGTTTCAGTGCCAGTGTATGAAACGCTTAACTGGCTTGCATTGTTCAATTCAATGCTCAACCCATTCATCTATGCTTTCTTTTACAGGTGGTTCAGGTCAGCGTTCAAAATGataatttctggaaaaataTTTCAGGGAGGTTTTCCTAATACAAAGCTCCTTTGA
- the LOC105921292 gene encoding trace amine-associated receptor 1-like, whose protein sequence is MLLSIVTVCGNLLVVISIIYFKQLHTPTNTLILSLAVADLLVGILVFPLSMAFSLSSCTYNESLFFDRYYAVCQPLTYRSKISHQVVVIMIVVSWGVSALIGIGVIIPKIKNEQCLETCFIDVLMANTIGPLLSFYLPVLIMLCIYLKIFLVAQRQARCIQTITKPGVTASKMERKATKTLAIVLGVFLFCWTPFFLCITFLPFTSNSVPVPVIETLNWLTLSNSMLNPFIYAFFYTWFRSAFKMIVSGKILQGDFASLRLH, encoded by the exons ATGCTATTATCAATTGTTACAGTATGTGGAAACCTACTCGTAGTGATCTCAATCATTTACTTTAAACAGCTCCACACACCCACAAACACTCTCATTCTGTCTCTGGCTGTAGCTGACCTCCTTGTTGGGATTTTAGTATTTCCTCTCAGCATGGCCTTCTCTCTGAGTTCATGTACCTATAATGAGAGTTTATTTT TTGACAGGTATTATGCAGTGTGTCAGCCTCTAACATATAGATCTAAAATCAGCCATCAGGTTGTTGTCATCATGATCGTTGTGAGCTGGGGTGTTTCTGCTCTCATTGGAATTGGGGTGATaattcctaaaataaaaaatgaacagtGTTTGGAAACCTGTTTTATTGATGTTCTGATGGCAAACACAATAGGACCTTTGTTATCATTTTACCTGCCAGTGCTCATAATGCTTTGCATCTACCTGAAGATTTTTCTTGTTGCCCAGAGACAGGCACGATGCATCCAAACCATAACAAAACCTGGAGTAACTGCTAGTAAGATGGAGAGAAAAGCCACCAAAACTCTGGCTATTGTTTTAGgagtgtttctgttttgttggaCTCCTTTTTTCCTTTGCATCACTTTTCTACCTTTTACCAGTAATTCCGTACCAGTTCCTGTGATTGAAACACTTAACTGGCTAACTTTATCAAATTCAATGCTTAATCCATTTATCTATGCTTTCTTTTACACATGGTTCAGATCAGCCTTTAAAATGATTGTTTCTGGGAAAATATTACAAGGTGATTTTGCTAGCTTGAGACTGCATTGA